One window from the genome of Thermaerobacter marianensis DSM 12885 encodes:
- a CDS encoding PTS ascorbate transporter subunit IIC, which translates to MTVQAIAKFLADNLFGQPALLIGLVAMIGLIAQRKSFSETVQGTIKAIAGFLIINIGAGVLVEALNHFTPIVQAAFGVEQPPAQGMGLDQFMAQYSDDATLIMTFGFLLNVLLARFTPARNIYLTGHLMFWIALTLIAVMVEVNPSISQMQLVVMGSIIAGLYWTLQPLYVQRYMTRITGTPDLAYGHTSSSNAFLAGLVGQLVGNPERSTENLKLPRHLSFFRDVTVSTSVVVAVVAALAAVAAGRGAVQEQAGSMHYIVYAALEGLRFGAGTAVLLMGVRMILAEIVPAFRGIAEKLVPGARPALDCPIVFDFAPTAVLIGFLSAFAAFTVLMFLFGALGWAVIIPPMIPLFFPGGAAGVFGNATGGLRGAVLGGAITGIMLAVGQPIAASMLSHTASELAVLADPDWFILIVVFKTLFGWIWGS; encoded by the coding sequence GTGACCGTACAGGCGATTGCCAAGTTCCTGGCCGACAACCTCTTCGGCCAGCCGGCGCTGCTGATCGGTCTGGTCGCGATGATTGGCCTGATCGCCCAGCGCAAGAGCTTTTCCGAGACGGTGCAGGGAACGATCAAGGCCATTGCGGGATTCTTGATCATCAACATCGGCGCCGGCGTCCTTGTGGAAGCCCTGAACCACTTCACGCCCATCGTGCAGGCGGCTTTCGGCGTCGAGCAGCCCCCGGCCCAGGGCATGGGCCTGGACCAGTTCATGGCCCAATACAGCGACGACGCCACATTGATCATGACCTTCGGCTTTTTGCTGAACGTGCTCCTGGCACGCTTCACGCCGGCCCGCAACATCTACCTGACGGGTCACCTGATGTTCTGGATCGCCCTGACGCTGATCGCGGTCATGGTGGAGGTCAATCCCAGCATCAGCCAGATGCAGCTGGTCGTGATGGGGTCGATCATCGCCGGCCTGTATTGGACGCTTCAACCGCTGTACGTTCAGCGGTACATGACCCGCATCACCGGTACACCCGATCTGGCGTATGGCCACACTTCGTCCAGTAATGCATTTCTCGCCGGTCTCGTGGGCCAGCTCGTGGGCAATCCGGAACGGAGCACGGAGAACCTCAAGTTGCCGCGGCACCTCTCGTTTTTCCGCGACGTCACGGTGAGCACCAGCGTCGTCGTGGCCGTGGTGGCGGCCCTGGCGGCCGTGGCTGCGGGGCGCGGCGCGGTGCAGGAACAGGCGGGATCGATGCACTACATCGTCTACGCCGCCCTCGAAGGACTGCGGTTTGGAGCCGGCACCGCCGTGCTGCTCATGGGGGTGCGGATGATCCTGGCCGAGATCGTGCCGGCCTTCCGGGGCATTGCCGAGAAGCTGGTGCCCGGCGCGCGGCCGGCCCTGGACTGCCCGATCGTCTTCGACTTTGCGCCGACGGCGGTCCTGATCGGCTTCCTCTCGGCTTTCGCTGCCTTCACCGTCCTGATGTTCCTGTTCGGTGCGCTGGGCTGGGCGGTCATCATTCCCCCGATGATTCCCCTGTTCTTCCCGGGCGGCGCCGCCGGCGTGTTCGGCAATGCGACGGGTGGCCTTCGGGGCGCGGTGCTGGGCGGGGCCATCACAGGCATCATGCTGGCCGTCGGGCAGCCCATCGCGGCCAGCATGCTCTCCCATACGGCGTCGGAACTTGCGGTGCTCGCCGATCCCGACTGGTTCATCCTGATCGTGGTCTTCAAGACCCTGTTCGGGTGGATCTGGGGTTCGTGA
- a CDS encoding DMT family transporter — protein sequence MAYLLLALTPLLWAGNWTIAKELVRRVHPADLVLVRWALAAVVLAPIVYWREGGLPRPQGRDWLAVMLCGLTGMAGYNTLQYIAQQQTTNINGTLIYTSSPALTFLLAVPVLHERVTPRRAVGAALSLAGTAWILSGGSLELLRSWRFNPGDVLMVAASASWAVYTVVTRVGTRRLSPLALTLYAAAAGTVMTALGRGWSLARGEAWSLSLHDAWAVLYIGVVSSAVAYLFWNEGVRRIGAGPASIFANLLPVYTAALSIALLGEQLTAAHVVGGLAVLGGVYLVAAPAAAGRAAPAPAAAGAGRALPARRGGGGRRG from the coding sequence TTGGCATACCTTTTACTGGCACTGACCCCCCTGCTCTGGGCGGGCAACTGGACCATCGCCAAAGAGCTGGTGCGCCGGGTTCATCCTGCCGATCTGGTGCTGGTGCGGTGGGCCCTGGCCGCCGTGGTCCTGGCGCCCATCGTCTACTGGCGGGAGGGCGGCCTGCCGCGCCCGCAGGGGCGGGACTGGCTGGCGGTGATGCTGTGCGGCTTGACGGGCATGGCCGGGTACAACACGCTGCAGTACATCGCCCAGCAGCAGACCACCAACATCAACGGCACGCTGATCTACACGTCGTCCCCGGCCCTGACCTTCCTGCTGGCGGTGCCGGTGCTGCACGAGCGGGTGACGCCGCGGCGGGCGGTGGGGGCGGCGCTGAGCCTGGCCGGGACGGCCTGGATCCTGTCGGGCGGCTCCCTGGAGCTGCTCCGGAGCTGGCGGTTCAACCCGGGCGACGTGCTGATGGTGGCCGCCTCGGCCAGCTGGGCGGTGTACACCGTAGTGACCCGGGTGGGCACGCGCCGGCTCTCGCCGCTGGCCCTGACGCTCTATGCCGCCGCCGCGGGGACCGTCATGACGGCCCTTGGCCGCGGCTGGAGCCTGGCCCGCGGGGAGGCGTGGAGCTTGTCGCTGCATGACGCCTGGGCGGTGCTCTACATCGGGGTGGTGTCGTCGGCCGTCGCCTACCTGTTCTGGAACGAGGGGGTGCGCCGCATCGGCGCCGGGCCGGCGTCGATCTTCGCGAACCTGCTGCCCGTCTACACGGCGGCCCTGTCCATCGCCCTGCTGGGCGAGCAGCTGACGGCAGCCCACGTGGTGGGCGGCTTGGCGGTGCTGGGGGGCGTGTACCTGGTGGCCGCCCCGGCCGCGGCCGGCCGGGCGGCCCCGGCGCCTGCGGCCGCCGGGGCGGGCCGGGCGTTGCCGGCACGCCGTGGTGGTGGTGGAAGACGGGGATGA
- a CDS encoding branched-chain amino acid ABC transporter permease yields MLVQQVVNGLTVGSIYALVALGYTMVFGVLKMINFAHGDLFALGAYLGLTFLIWGALGQGAGGLAALLLIGLLAALCVGLAGVLVERVAYRPLRGAGRLPAVVSALGVSVFIQNGIMLLWGAFPVAFPHGMVPDVSWSVGGITISLMRLVILGGSLVLMLALYLFIQYTKLGAAMRAIAVDHETARLMGIDVDRLIQLVFLLGAALGGLAGVMVGLYYGQLNFTMGWLYGLKAFTAAILGGIGNIPGAMVGGLVLGLAETLAAGYVAGEWKDAVAFFILILILLVRPTGLLGERVAEKI; encoded by the coding sequence ATGCTGGTCCAGCAGGTGGTCAACGGGCTGACGGTCGGTTCCATTTACGCCCTGGTGGCCCTGGGGTACACCATGGTCTTCGGCGTGCTCAAGATGATCAACTTCGCCCACGGCGACCTGTTCGCCCTGGGCGCCTACCTGGGGCTGACCTTTTTGATCTGGGGCGCCCTGGGCCAGGGTGCGGGCGGGCTGGCGGCGCTGCTGCTCATCGGCCTGCTGGCCGCCCTGTGCGTCGGCCTGGCCGGCGTGCTGGTGGAGCGGGTGGCCTACCGGCCCTTGCGGGGCGCCGGCCGGCTGCCCGCCGTGGTGTCGGCCCTGGGCGTCTCCGTGTTCATCCAGAACGGCATCATGCTGCTCTGGGGCGCCTTCCCCGTGGCCTTTCCCCACGGCATGGTGCCGGACGTGTCCTGGTCCGTGGGGGGGATCACCATCAGCCTCATGCGCCTGGTGATCCTGGGCGGATCCCTGGTGCTGATGCTGGCCCTGTACCTGTTCATCCAGTACACCAAGCTGGGCGCCGCCATGCGTGCCATCGCCGTCGACCACGAAACGGCGCGCCTGATGGGCATCGACGTCGACCGGCTGATCCAGCTGGTGTTCCTGCTGGGCGCGGCCCTGGGCGGGCTGGCCGGCGTCATGGTGGGGCTGTACTACGGCCAGCTCAACTTCACCATGGGGTGGCTCTACGGCCTGAAGGCCTTCACCGCAGCCATCCTGGGGGGCATCGGCAACATCCCGGGCGCCATGGTGGGCGGCCTGGTGCTGGGGCTGGCGGAGACCCTGGCCGCGGGCTACGTGGCGGGCGAGTGGAAGGACGCGGTGGCCTTCTTCATCCTGATCCTGATCCTGCTGGTGCGGCCCACGGGCCTGCTGGGAGAGCGGGTGGCGGAGAAGATCTGA
- a CDS encoding ABC transporter ATP-binding protein, with protein sequence MALLAVENLTKRFGGLVAVDGVSFEVREGEILALIGPNGAGKTTVFNLITGIYRPDAGDVFLDGQKVTGRPPHQMAALGVARTFQNLRLFRNLTVLENVMAGPHHRARAGFWASVLRTPGQRQEEEWIRAEAEQALRQVGLWALRDELARNLPYGQQKRLEIARALAARPRLLILDEPAGGLNEQERAELVDLVRQVRAGGITVLLIEHDMNLVMGLSDRVVVLDNGAKIAEGTPAEVQANPQVIEAYLGREEDEF encoded by the coding sequence ATGGCGCTGCTGGCCGTGGAGAACCTGACCAAGCGCTTCGGCGGCCTGGTGGCCGTGGACGGCGTCAGCTTCGAGGTCCGGGAGGGCGAGATCCTGGCCCTCATCGGCCCCAACGGCGCCGGCAAGACCACGGTGTTCAACCTGATCACGGGCATCTACCGGCCCGATGCCGGCGACGTGTTCCTGGACGGGCAGAAGGTCACGGGGCGGCCGCCCCACCAGATGGCGGCCCTGGGCGTGGCCCGCACCTTCCAGAACCTGCGGCTCTTCCGCAACCTGACGGTGCTGGAGAACGTGATGGCCGGCCCCCACCACCGCGCCCGGGCGGGCTTCTGGGCGTCGGTGCTGCGCACCCCGGGCCAGCGCCAGGAAGAGGAGTGGATCCGCGCCGAAGCGGAGCAGGCCCTGCGCCAGGTGGGCTTGTGGGCGCTGCGGGACGAGCTGGCCCGCAACCTGCCCTACGGCCAGCAGAAGCGCCTGGAGATCGCCCGCGCCCTGGCCGCCCGGCCGAGGCTGCTCATCCTGGACGAACCGGCCGGCGGCCTGAACGAGCAGGAGCGGGCCGAGCTGGTCGACCTGGTGCGCCAGGTGCGGGCGGGCGGCATCACCGTGCTGCTGATCGAGCACGACATGAACCTGGTGATGGGCCTGTCGGACCGGGTGGTGGTGCTGGACAACGGAGCGAAGATCGCCGAGGGCACGCCGGCGGAAGTGCAGGCCAATCCCCAGGTCATCGAGGCCTACCTGGGCCGGGAAGAGGATGAGTTCTGA
- a CDS encoding branched-chain amino acid ABC transporter substrate-binding protein: MDRGTWLRRVRRGTLVLLAGALMVGAAACGGAGGGGSSDSGGDKIVIGVQGPFTGDYAAEGKGFRQAIDLLKEQVNAQGGVLGKQIEVVYEDDKGQPNESTLAAQKLVSQKVVAVIGSYNSTATEAAQQVYADAGILHITPSSTATHLTEKGLKNFFRMAFLDSAQGQFAASLLVDKLGAKKVALVHDSSTYAEGLAKWTRQFLEQKGAQVVFYDAINPQESDYSALLANLKSTNPDAIYFTGYFSQAGLLVKQARDMGITVPIAAGNASNNDEVIKTAGAAAEGFITTTEPAPADLPYDEARKFVEDYKAKYNEDPVSIWTAMAADSFRVIIEAIEKTQSTDPAKLADYLRNDLQDFPGITGPITFDDKGDREGTVYAAYQVKNGKFTLLVPPQQ, from the coding sequence ATGGATCGGGGTACCTGGCTACGCAGGGTGCGCCGCGGGACATTGGTCCTGCTGGCCGGCGCCTTGATGGTCGGTGCGGCAGCTTGCGGCGGGGCCGGTGGCGGCGGCAGCAGCGACAGCGGCGGGGACAAGATCGTCATCGGTGTGCAGGGTCCCTTCACCGGCGACTACGCCGCCGAGGGCAAGGGCTTCCGCCAGGCCATCGACCTGCTCAAGGAGCAGGTCAACGCCCAGGGCGGCGTGCTGGGCAAGCAGATCGAGGTCGTGTACGAGGATGACAAGGGCCAGCCCAACGAGTCGACCCTGGCGGCGCAGAAGCTGGTGTCCCAGAAGGTGGTGGCCGTCATCGGCTCGTACAACTCGACGGCCACCGAGGCGGCCCAGCAGGTGTACGCCGACGCCGGCATCCTCCACATCACGCCGTCGTCCACGGCGACCCACCTGACCGAGAAGGGCCTGAAGAACTTCTTCCGCATGGCCTTCCTGGACAGCGCCCAGGGGCAGTTCGCCGCCAGCCTGCTGGTGGACAAGCTGGGCGCCAAGAAGGTCGCCCTCGTCCACGACAGCTCCACCTACGCCGAGGGCCTGGCCAAGTGGACCCGGCAGTTCTTGGAGCAGAAGGGCGCCCAGGTGGTGTTCTACGACGCCATCAACCCCCAGGAGAGCGACTACTCGGCCCTGCTGGCCAACCTGAAGAGCACGAACCCCGACGCCATCTACTTCACCGGCTACTTCAGCCAGGCGGGGCTGCTGGTGAAGCAGGCGCGGGACATGGGCATCACGGTGCCCATCGCCGCCGGCAACGCCTCCAACAACGACGAGGTGATCAAGACGGCCGGGGCGGCGGCGGAGGGCTTCATCACCACCACCGAGCCCGCGCCCGCCGACCTGCCCTATGACGAGGCGCGCAAGTTCGTCGAGGACTACAAGGCCAAGTACAACGAGGACCCCGTCAGCATCTGGACGGCCATGGCGGCCGACAGCTTCCGGGTGATCATCGAGGCCATCGAGAAGACCCAGTCCACCGATCCGGCCAAGCTGGCCGACTACCTGCGCAACGACTTGCAGGACTTCCCGGGCATCACCGGCCCCATCACCTTCGATGACAAGGGCGACCGGGAAGGCACGGTCTACGCCGCGTACCAGGTGAAGAACGGCAAGTTCACCCTGCTGGTACCGCCCCAGCAGTAA
- a CDS encoding sugar isomerase domain-containing protein, which produces MSAARYLEEVRRLLDYIETSQMPVIHEVARAAFDVIVRGGVIHVFGAGHAHMVAEEAFARAGGLVPTVALLDPGFMVYGGFLKNSALERLPGYGRLVFEHYDTRPGEIVVVHSQSGRNAAPVDVALAAREKGLKVVAITSLAHSKAVESGHPSGLKLYQVADWVIDNGCPHGDAILEFGQGRPRVAPLSTVAGVVIWNMIVAEVAALLAGAASAGPDGTDRQPSSFFPFWTSANVEGGAEANRRYVEAYRGRWRNLI; this is translated from the coding sequence ATGTCTGCTGCGAGGTATCTTGAAGAAGTACGGCGTCTGCTGGATTACATCGAGACAAGCCAGATGCCCGTGATCCATGAGGTGGCCCGCGCAGCCTTCGACGTGATCGTTCGGGGCGGTGTCATCCACGTCTTTGGCGCGGGTCACGCCCACATGGTGGCGGAAGAGGCCTTCGCCCGCGCGGGCGGCCTGGTGCCCACCGTGGCGCTGTTGGATCCGGGGTTCATGGTGTACGGTGGGTTCTTGAAGAACAGTGCATTAGAACGGCTGCCCGGGTACGGCCGGCTCGTCTTCGAGCATTACGACACGCGACCCGGCGAGATCGTGGTGGTCCACTCGCAGTCGGGGAGGAACGCGGCCCCCGTCGACGTGGCCCTGGCGGCCCGGGAGAAGGGCCTGAAGGTGGTCGCGATCACCTCGCTGGCCCATTCCAAGGCCGTGGAATCGGGTCACCCCAGCGGCCTGAAGCTTTACCAGGTTGCCGATTGGGTGATCGACAACGGCTGTCCCCATGGGGACGCCATCCTGGAATTTGGGCAGGGTCGCCCGCGGGTGGCACCGCTTTCGACCGTGGCGGGTGTCGTCATCTGGAACATGATTGTTGCGGAGGTCGCTGCCCTGCTGGCCGGGGCAGCGAGCGCCGGTCCAGATGGCACCGATCGCCAGCCGTCGTCGTTCTTCCCCTTCTGGACGAGTGCCAACGTCGAAGGCGGGGCCGAAGCCAACCGGCGGTACGTGGAAGCCTACCGCGGCCGGTGGCGCAACTTGATTTGA
- a CDS encoding branched-chain amino acid ABC transporter permease — MATRAAAAGRRGPAFTRLAAGVALLVALAFPALVGFNAYYLEIGFNFFLWAMLGLSLNFILGGTGQYNLGHAAFFAAGAYTTAILNTKLDIPVLVLLPVAAAVAGLLAVAVARPIVHLRGDYLLIVTVGFAEIVRITLRNNVFGITGGSNGILGIDRPVILGLRLADMVHFYYLSLLFLLVTVAIAVRLENSRVGRAWSYIREDEVAAAAMGIDTARYKLLAFAVGGALAGAAGNLYAAKMTVIAPESFSFWESVVMFAIVILGGTGSIPGVFLGTFGMVVLPQLFRGLSDYRMLVFGAAMVVLMIFRPEGLWPSRRWRLAVRGADEPAAPGAAGTGLPAGRTGHGTGAAAGGGSGDGTGAAAGGAAGVR, encoded by the coding sequence ATGGCGACGCGAGCCGCTGCGGCAGGGCGGCGGGGGCCGGCCTTCACCCGGCTGGCCGCCGGCGTGGCCCTGCTGGTGGCGCTGGCCTTCCCCGCCCTGGTGGGGTTCAACGCCTACTACCTGGAGATCGGCTTCAACTTCTTCCTCTGGGCCATGCTGGGCCTGTCCCTGAACTTCATCCTGGGTGGAACGGGCCAGTACAACCTGGGCCACGCGGCCTTCTTCGCCGCCGGCGCCTACACCACGGCCATCCTCAACACGAAGCTGGACATCCCGGTGCTGGTCCTGCTGCCCGTGGCGGCGGCGGTGGCCGGGCTGCTAGCCGTGGCGGTGGCGCGGCCCATCGTCCACCTGCGGGGCGACTACCTGCTGATCGTCACCGTGGGGTTTGCCGAGATCGTCCGCATCACCCTGCGCAACAACGTGTTCGGCATCACGGGCGGCAGCAACGGGATCCTGGGCATCGACCGGCCGGTCATCCTGGGGCTGCGGCTGGCGGACATGGTCCACTTCTACTACCTGAGCCTGCTCTTCCTGCTGGTGACGGTGGCCATCGCCGTGCGGCTGGAGAACAGCCGGGTGGGGCGAGCCTGGAGCTACATCCGCGAGGACGAGGTGGCGGCGGCGGCCATGGGGATCGACACGGCGCGGTACAAGCTGCTGGCCTTCGCCGTGGGCGGCGCCCTGGCCGGGGCCGCCGGCAACCTCTACGCCGCCAAGATGACGGTCATCGCCCCGGAGAGCTTCTCCTTCTGGGAGTCGGTGGTGATGTTCGCCATCGTCATCCTGGGGGGCACGGGGTCCATCCCCGGCGTGTTCCTGGGTACCTTCGGCATGGTGGTGCTGCCCCAGCTGTTCCGTGGCCTGTCCGACTACCGCATGCTGGTCTTCGGTGCGGCCATGGTGGTGCTGATGATCTTCCGGCCCGAGGGCTTGTGGCCCAGCCGCCGCTGGCGGCTGGCCGTGCGCGGTGCGGACGAACCGGCGGCGCCGGGGGCCGCCGGGACGGGCCTTCCGGCCGGCAGGACGGGTCACGGGACGGGAGCGGCGGCCGGTGGCGGGTCCGGTGACGGGACGGGAGCGGCGGCGGGCGGCGCCGCCGGCGTGAGGTGA
- a CDS encoding ABC transporter ATP-binding protein, translating into MAMLELAGVHVFYGHVHALKGIDLVVDEGEIVALLGANGAGKSTTLRAISGLVRPREGSIRFQGHDLLRLPAHQLPALGVAHAPEGRRVFGPLTVDENLTLGAYRQADRAAVEETRRWVFDLFPRLKERRHQLAGTMSGGEQQMLAIGRALMSRPRLLLLDEPSLGLAPLVVRQIFHTIREINRQGVTVLLVEQNARAALKLAHRAYVLETGTVAVAGPASDLLRDPRMQEAYLGGRAGRAG; encoded by the coding sequence ATGGCGATGCTGGAGCTGGCCGGAGTCCACGTGTTCTACGGGCACGTCCACGCCTTGAAGGGCATCGACCTGGTGGTGGACGAGGGCGAGATCGTGGCGCTGCTGGGCGCCAACGGCGCGGGCAAGTCCACCACCCTGCGGGCCATCTCGGGGCTGGTGCGGCCCCGGGAGGGGAGCATCCGCTTCCAGGGCCACGACCTGCTGCGCCTGCCCGCCCACCAGCTGCCGGCCCTGGGCGTCGCCCACGCCCCCGAGGGGCGCCGGGTCTTCGGCCCCTTGACGGTGGACGAGAACCTGACCCTGGGCGCCTACCGCCAGGCCGACCGGGCGGCGGTGGAGGAGACGCGCCGCTGGGTCTTCGACCTGTTCCCGCGGCTCAAGGAGCGCCGGCACCAGCTGGCCGGCACCATGTCGGGCGGTGAGCAGCAGATGCTGGCCATCGGCCGGGCCCTGATGTCCCGGCCCCGCCTCCTGCTCCTGGATGAACCCAGCCTGGGCCTGGCGCCCCTGGTGGTGCGGCAGATCTTCCACACCATCCGGGAGATCAACCGCCAGGGCGTGACGGTGCTGCTGGTGGAGCAGAACGCCCGGGCGGCGCTGAAGCTGGCCCACAGGGCCTACGTGCTGGAGACGGGGACCGTGGCCGTGGCGGGCCCGGCGTCGGACCTGTTGCGGGATCCCCGCATGCAGGAGGCCTACCTGGGCGGCCGGGCGGGCCGGGCGGGGTGA
- the asnB gene encoding asparagine synthase B, which translates to MCGIAGATAPRGEAVARMLEAMAHRGPDDQGLWVGEHTLGHRRLSIIDLAGGHQPLANEDGTIRVVFNGEIYNYRELREELAARGHRFRTASDTEVLVHLYEDEGPAMVRRLYGMFAFALSTPDGLMLARDPLGIKPLYVGRDRHGALLFASEVGALLPHVETLEEFPAGHYWTEGDGFVRYYELPPVRYDLPSPEAAVEELTARLRQAVRRRLVADVPVGVFLSGGLDSSLIAALVAEARAQTGEPVHSFAVGMEGSEDLERARLVAAHLGTIHHEHVFTREELLALLPEVIRRLESFDAALVRSAVPTYLVSRLARRYVKVVLSGEGADELFGGYQYLKRPEIRARLQDELREITLGLHNTNLQRVDRMTMAHGLEGRVPFLSVTMVDLAWRIPPRWKIHDRTGTEKWILRQAARRFLPAAIVQREKAKFAIGTGVGPTLEAFAEAAVSDREWEAGRRPWPGLELGSKEELLYFRWFCQAFGPGARKAARLVGRSRSLNPHQLYAPAWRAQASGAGTATR; encoded by the coding sequence ATGTGCGGCATCGCCGGTGCCACCGCTCCCCGCGGTGAAGCGGTGGCCCGCATGCTGGAGGCCATGGCGCACCGGGGACCCGACGACCAGGGCCTGTGGGTGGGCGAGCACACCCTGGGCCACCGTCGCCTGTCGATCATCGACCTGGCGGGCGGGCACCAGCCCCTGGCCAACGAAGACGGCACGATCCGCGTGGTGTTCAACGGCGAGATCTACAACTACCGCGAGCTGCGGGAGGAACTGGCCGCCCGCGGCCACCGCTTCCGCACCGCCAGCGATACCGAGGTCCTGGTCCACCTCTACGAGGACGAGGGCCCGGCGATGGTGCGGCGGCTGTACGGCATGTTCGCCTTCGCCCTTTCGACCCCCGACGGGCTCATGCTGGCCCGCGATCCCCTGGGCATCAAGCCGCTCTACGTGGGACGGGACCGCCACGGCGCGCTGCTCTTCGCCTCGGAGGTCGGCGCCCTGCTGCCCCACGTGGAGACCCTGGAGGAGTTCCCCGCCGGCCACTACTGGACGGAGGGGGACGGGTTCGTCCGGTACTACGAGCTGCCGCCGGTGCGGTACGACCTGCCCAGCCCCGAAGCCGCGGTGGAGGAACTCACCGCGCGCCTGCGGCAGGCGGTGCGGCGGCGGCTGGTGGCCGACGTGCCGGTGGGCGTATTCCTCAGCGGGGGCCTGGATAGCAGCCTGATCGCCGCGCTGGTGGCGGAGGCGCGGGCTCAGACCGGAGAGCCGGTCCATTCCTTCGCCGTGGGCATGGAGGGCAGCGAGGACCTGGAACGGGCGCGGCTGGTGGCGGCGCACCTGGGGACGATCCACCACGAGCACGTCTTCACCCGGGAGGAGCTGCTGGCGCTGCTGCCCGAGGTGATCCGGCGCCTGGAGTCCTTCGACGCGGCCCTGGTGCGCAGCGCCGTGCCCACCTATCTGGTCTCGCGGCTGGCGCGCCGCTACGTCAAGGTGGTGCTCTCGGGCGAGGGAGCGGACGAGCTCTTCGGCGGTTACCAGTACCTCAAGCGGCCGGAGATCCGGGCGCGGCTGCAGGACGAGCTGCGGGAGATCACCCTGGGTCTGCACAACACCAACCTGCAGCGGGTCGACCGCATGACCATGGCCCATGGCCTGGAGGGACGGGTTCCCTTCCTGTCGGTCACCATGGTGGACCTGGCCTGGCGCATCCCGCCGCGGTGGAAGATCCACGACCGCACCGGCACCGAGAAGTGGATCCTGCGCCAGGCGGCGCGCCGGTTCCTCCCCGCCGCCATCGTGCAGCGGGAGAAGGCCAAGTTCGCCATCGGCACGGGCGTGGGGCCCACGCTGGAAGCCTTCGCCGAGGCGGCCGTCAGCGACCGCGAGTGGGAGGCCGGCCGCCGGCCGTGGCCGGGCCTGGAGCTGGGCAGCAAGGAGGAGCTGTTGTACTTCCGCTGGTTCTGCCAGGCCTTCGGGCCGGGAGCGCGCAAGGCGGCGCGCCTTGTGGGCCGCAGCCGCAGCCTCAACCCGCACCAGCTCTATGCCCCGGCCTGGCGGGCCCAAGCATCCGGCGCGGGAACGGCCACGCGGTAA
- a CDS encoding PTS sugar transporter subunit IIA, translating to MKAWLDPRAIRLDVTVRSWEDAVAEAGRLLVECGAASSDYARAMVETVKQLGPYIVIGPGIALPHARPEAGAVRSALSLVRLHPPVAFGNPDLDPVDLVLGLAAVDGDDHLRLMSALAEALGNDETVAGLRNATTPEEILKILDGTPSTQ from the coding sequence ATGAAGGCGTGGCTGGATCCGCGGGCCATCCGGCTGGACGTGACAGTCCGTAGCTGGGAGGACGCGGTGGCGGAAGCGGGCCGGCTCCTGGTTGAGTGTGGCGCAGCGTCATCGGACTACGCCCGTGCGATGGTGGAAACGGTGAAACAGCTCGGTCCGTACATCGTCATCGGTCCGGGCATCGCGCTGCCTCACGCGCGACCCGAAGCGGGAGCCGTTCGCTCAGCGCTGTCGCTGGTTCGGCTCCACCCTCCCGTCGCATTCGGCAATCCGGACCTGGATCCCGTCGATCTCGTGCTGGGACTGGCCGCTGTCGACGGAGACGACCACCTGCGCTTGATGTCGGCCCTGGCCGAGGCCCTTGGGAACGATGAGACGGTGGCAGGGTTGCGGAACGCCACGACACCCGAGGAGATCCTGAAGATCCTCGACGGCACCCCATCCACGCAGTGA
- a CDS encoding PTS sugar transporter subunit IIB — protein sequence MYIPLFTTRRKEGRGVLRIATVCGVGMGTSLLLKMNVQDVCRQLGVEAEVEHMDVTQAKGARVDVIIASASLAADLGDVGKPVLPIRNFMNKDEIRQQLQQFLTSRASS from the coding sequence ATGTATATACCACTGTTCACCACCCGTAGAAAGGAGGGACGGGGCGTGCTGCGGATCGCCACGGTGTGCGGGGTCGGCATGGGGACGAGCTTGCTCCTCAAGATGAACGTGCAGGACGTATGCCGGCAGCTCGGTGTCGAGGCCGAGGTGGAACATATGGACGTCACCCAGGCCAAAGGCGCACGGGTCGACGTCATCATCGCTTCGGCTTCGCTGGCGGCTGATCTGGGGGACGTGGGCAAGCCGGTGTTGCCCATCCGCAACTTCATGAACAAGGACGAGATCCGGCAGCAGCTGCAACAGTTCCTGACCAGCCGCGCATCATCGTGA